TCCGCATCACCCACTTTCACGTATTGCGCCAGCACAAAGTCCAGAAAGGCCCGCTGCTTGTCGGTGAACTGTTGGTCCATACTCTGCTTGGCGTGTTCAGCCCGCTCTGATCTGGAAACCGGTTGCAAGGCAAAGGCCACATAGGCCAGCACGTCATAGAGATCACTATTCTGCGCGTCGATGATTTGCTGCATCTCCATGAGCAGTTCCCGGTTATAGCCCTTCTCGGCCAGTCCCTGCAGAAAGCTCTTCCGCGTCTCAGGATCGCTCCATATCTGGCGAAGCGCGTCCTCATCCTTGAAGAACTCCGGCAGTGTGCCAAAGAGCCCTTCCAGAAACTGCGCTGCCGTAACGGGATTTCCATCTGGTCCGAAATAGATGGTGGAAGATATGCTCTGGATGCTGCGCTCCTTCCCATCCCGCAGCTTCACCCGGATTTTGACGGGCCGCTCGGTCGGCGGTAGAGGTAGACGGGGTTCCCGCACTTCGCTGCTTCCCCCTGTGGATTCCGCTTCCAGCGGCTCGCCATCCCATTCCGGATCACCAAAATGATGATGCGCCTTCACGAAGTCATAGACGGTGAAAAAGTCCTTCCCATCATACAGCCGGGTGCCCCGACCGATGATTTGCTTGAATTCGATCATGCTGTTGATTTGGCGAAGCAGAACGATATTGCGAATGTTCCGGGCATCGACGCCGGTGCTCAGCTTTTGGCTGGTGGTCAGGATGGTGGGGATATTTTTTTCGTTGTCCTGGAAGTCTTTCAGATACTGATCGCCCATGCTGCCGTCATTGGCCGTCACGCGGACACAGTAGAGGGGATCGGTGCTGGTCTTCTCCTGATTGATGATGTCCCGCACCATGGCGGCATGTTCCTGATTGGCGCAGAACACCAAGGTCTTCTCGCGCTGGTCGATCTGGCTCATGAAGAGTTTTACCCGATAGCGTTCCCGCTCGGGGATGACGATTTTGCGATTGAAGTCTTTTTCCAGATAGGTTTTTCCAGGCTGAATTTCCCCTTCGAGGAGATCATCATCGGGGGTGTATATGTATTCGTCGATGGTGGTGGCGAATTGCTTGACCTTGAAAGGGGTCAGGAAGCCGTCGTTGATACCGTCCTTGAGGCTGTAAATATAGACCGGCGCTCCAAAGTACGCATAGGTGTCCACGTTGTCCCGGCGCTTGGGTGTAGCGGTGAGGCCCAACTGTACCGCAGGCGCAAAGTATTCGAGGATGCCGCGCCAGCTGCTTTCGTCCTTGGCGCCGCCCCGGTGACATTCATCCACCACGATGAAGTCGAAGAAGTCCGGCGGATAGTCCCCGAAGTACGGCGTGTCACCGGCACCGCTCATGAACGTCTGGAAAATGCTGAAAAAGATACTGCCGTTGGTAGGGACGCGGCCTTTCTTGCGGATATCCTCAGGAGCAATCCGCACCAGGGCATCTTCGGGAAACGCGTTGAAGGCATTGAATGCCTGATTGGCGAGGATGTTCCGGTCGGCCAGGAAAAGAATACGCGGCCTGCGGCTGGGTTCGCGGGAGAGGTTCCAGCGGGCCTGAAAAAGCTTCCAAGCGATCTGGAAGGCGATGAAGGTTTTGCCCGTGCCGGTGGCCAGCGTCAGGAGGATGCGCTCCTGTCCCTGTGCAATGGCTTCCAGGACGCGCTGTACGGCGGTCTCCTGATAGTAGCGGGGTTGGAACGAGCCGCCGACACTTTCAAACGGAATGGCGGCAAAACGATCCCGCCACGCATTTTCTACGACATGGGTTTGATTCCAGAGTTCTTCGGGGGAAGGATAACAGGGTAGTTCACCTTCCGAACCCATTTCCATGTCGATGCCATAGATGGTTGTTCCGTTGGTGGCATAGGTGAAGCGTATGGCCATCTTCAGAGCGTATTGCTTGGCCTGCATGACTCCTTCGGTATGGGGCAGATCGCGGCGCTTGGCTTCGACGATGGCGAGCTTTTCGTTACGGTATTCCAGCACGTAGTCGGCAATCTCGGGCTTGCCGCGTTGTCCGGCACCTTGTAACCGCCCCTGAGTGATCCGGTACTCCCGCAGTACCCGGCTGCCTTCCACCACACCCCAGCCAGCGGCCTTGAGGGCAGGATCTACCAGTTGGGCGCGGGTGTCGGCTTCATTCATGGCGGAGTCCTATAGGTTGCCGTTAAAGGCTTGGTGTAGGAGGGATTGTTTTAGTTCGTCGAGGGCTGCGAGTTTTTGCTGGTAGATAGATTCGAGATGCTGGGTTTCTTCATGTAAATCGTCAAATATGGATACAATTTCTTTCTGGCTACTTAATGGCGGGAACGGGAAATATTGGCTTTCAAAAGTCGCCAGGTTTATGTTATCTTGCGCGCTTCCTTTTCCCAGAAGCTGCAAGCGAGATTTGAAACTAGTAAGCAGATATTCTATATATTTATTGGTGGATATTTTTTCGTTGGCGACTAGTCCAATAATGCTATCTGGGAAGCAAGCGTCAAAATCTAGGATGCCTGTCTCCGCAATGTTTGCTGCAATGGTTATGCAAAGAGTTCCTTTAGGCCAAAGTTTGCTCTGCGCCAGACCTGCATCGTTATAAGTTTGATCGTAAGAAGTGATTAGATGGCTTGAGTTGCGCACGTCTCCAGTTTGAATGAATGGAAAGCTTCCGCCGTAAAGCTTAGGATCGTTACGGGGCCGATGTTTTGATTTTCCACGTCCAAATTCCATGGCCACATCACCTAACCGCCGATCCACCCACCCCTCACCCCGCTGCGAAAACACCGCATTCAGATGGCTCTCAAAGATCTCACGGGCATTCTGGAGATTCTTCTCGATGTTCGCTTTTGCGGTTGCTATGCCTTCAAAGGCTTTGTCGAGGATGGCGACGATGCGGCGCTGTTCGGGGAGGGGTGGAATCGGAATAGGATAATCTTCAATAAAGTCCTTTGTGATTCGCTTATGGCCTACAGCTCCGGCCATTCTGCTAGCACCTTCGTTTCGGAACGATTGCCGTGACAGGTAGTAATATAGCCATTCGGCATCAAGCTGTTCGTTTGCTCGAAACACAATGTATTCACTGGAGCCAAACCCGATATTATTAATTAAATCTGATGCGATACCCAGTTTTCCATTCTCAAAACAAGGCGTAATTTTGGCTAACAGAACATCGCCATTAGAAAAATAGGTATAGCTTCCTACCACGTCACTCATGGTTCTAGTCTGGTTAGTGATCAGATACTTCTGATCTATCCCTAAGGTTTCCATAGGTGCAAACGATACTAAAAAATCGGCATTCTGGCCCTTGCGAGCCTCTGACTTCGGTGGTTTTATAAGGCACATTTCTTTGAGAGGTTTGACCTCCCACCCCTCCCTCACAGCAGCCCCCGAATAGCCGCCAGCACCTCAGCACTCTCGGCATCCAGTGCGGCAATCTCATCCAGAATCTCTTCCGGGCTGCGCAGCACCTTCTCATCACCGCCATTGGGATTCTTGGCCGACAGGTCATACGTGCGAGTGTCGATGCCGGACACGTCTACGGTCCATGACTGCGGCGAGTCGGCTTTGGTCTTCTGCAGTGCGACAAACTCCGCCAGATCGTTGTCATTGAGGGGATTCGTCTTCCCCATGTTCCGTCCGGGGTTGAGCTGGTAGTACCAGACCTTTCGGGTCGGCGCGCCCTTATCAAAGAACAGCACCACGGTTTTTACTCCCGCCCCCTGAAAGGTCCCGCCTGGCAGATCCAAGACGGTATGTAGGTTGCAATCTTCCAGCAGCAGTTTGCGCAGACTGACTGAGGCATTGTCCGTATTGCTCAGGAAGGTGTTTTTAATGACCACACCGGCCCGTCCACCAGCTTTCAGCGTACGGATAAAGTGCTGCAGAAATAGAAAAGCCGTCTCGCCGGTCTTGATGGGGAAGTTCTGCTGAACCTCTTTGCGTTCCTTGCCACCGAAGGGCGGATTCGCCAGCACCACATCCACCCGGTCTTTCGGCTGGATATCCATGAGATTTTCGGCCAGGGTGTTGGTATGGACGATGTTCGGCGCATCAATGCCATGCAGAATCATGTTCATGATGGCGATGACGTAGGCTAGGCTCTTTTTCTCTTTGCCGTAGAAGGTACGCTCCTGCAGCGTCTGCATATCGCTGGTGGTCAGTCCCGGCTGGGCCTTGAGATAGTCGAAGGCTTCACAGAGAAAACCCGCAGAGCCCACGGCGCCGTCGTAAATCTTCTCGCCGACCTTGGGCGCCACCACCTGCACAATCGCCCGAATCAGGGGGCGGGGCGTGTAGTATTCGCCGCCGTTACGACCGGCATTCCCCATGTTCTTGATCTTGGCTTCGTAGAGGTGCGATAGCTCATGCTTCTCCGTCTGGGACCGGAAGCGCAGACCATCAATGATCTCCACGATCTCCCGCAGGTTGTAGCCACTTTGAATCTTATTTTTGATCTCGCTGAAGATCTCACCGATCTTGTACTCGATGGTGTTGGAACCAGTAGCACGACGCTTGAAGCCTGACAGATACGGAAACAGCCGGATATTCACAAAGTCCCGGAGGTCGTCCCCGGACATGGCCTTGTGGTGGTCCATCCTGCCATCTGCCGTTTTGGGCGCCGCCCAATGCTCCCAGCGGAAGGCATCCTCCAGGATGAAGGTGTAGGGACGACCTTCCAACTCCGCCTCCATGGCCCGGTCCTGCTCCAGGGCATCCAGATATTTTAAAAACAGTAGCCAGGAGGTCTGTTCGGTGTAATCGAGTTCGCTGGAGGAGCCTGCGTCTTTATGGAGGATGTCATCGATATTCTTGAAGGCCTGCTCAAACATGCGTCTCTCTTGCGATCAGTAGTTGTTATAGATTGTGGCTTGAATATAAGGCATTGAAGGCACGGCGGGAAGGAGCGCGGCGTGGGACTGAACTGCCTTCTATTCGGATGACGTCGGCGAGTACGCGCAGCCAAGTTCGGTAGCCAGAGCCATGAGACGTTTGTCGCGGGACCATAAATTGGCCTGCACGAGCATGGCGGAGGCTAGGATACTCGCGTCAATATAGCCTATACCGCGTCCCATCAGTCCATGACGCCCAATGAAAAACAGGGTTTCTTCTGGAGAGGTGGCGGTGCATCGGGGTAAACATGAGAGCAGATATAAGGTCTGTTGCCGATTTTTGAGATTCCCGCAAGCGATTTCTCCGATGATGAAATCGTGCGTTTGCACCATGGCATGATCAAGCAGAGTAGAGAGGTGTGCATCTCCAGAGCGGAAATGGTCGATCCAGACGGAGGTATCGACCAGAATCAAGCGGCAGGCTCTCGTCTGCGGGGAATGTTCTGTAACTGCGGTTCTGTTCCACCCAAGCGAGCGAGGCGACGGGCACTTTCCCGTTCAATCAAAGCACGCAGGGCCTCTTTTAAGAGGGCACCACGGTCTTCTACGCCACAGAGCGTTTTGGCTTGGGCCAGGAGCTCATCATCCAGGTTGATTGTCGTTCGCATAAGATGGACCTCACCATGGCATCACATGATGTTATTTTAGATGTTTGGTGTTGGTTTGTCATGGGCTCGGTGCGCATATTCGGACGATGATTTCTATGTTGTGTAGCGACAGCCGTCGGTCGCAGCGCCGACCGATCCGGCTTTCAGCCGTAACCTGAGGCCGCCGTCTTTTAGCCGGTGGAGTATTCACTAGAGAGGGGAGGGGAAGGGAGGGGAGTGGAACGGAACGCAAGATAAAGAAGGGGGTAACGTGCAGGCATCCTGCGCAATATCAACGCGTTGGCAACGCTCCTCGCTGGATCAAAGCACTGACCAAGTTCGGCTTCATCACCTCCGCCACCACCGGGAGCGTTCTTTACAGCAGTAAGAGCACCGCCACCGCCGGGTGCACCGCCACCTCCGCCACCACCAGGAGGGCCTCCTGAATTTTTTGGCGGACCACCTCCAGGCCCTCCGGGTGGACCACCTCCGCCACCATGAACTCTGCCGCTCCGATTCCCCCGATGAATCGGAGCGTTCTGTTAAGCCACGCCACGAAACGGCGTCGGCTTGGTCGGATTGTTCATGTGAGGGAGACGGGGTTACGGGCACAGAAGCTCCTGGCCTGTGAGGGCCATTTTACGGGATCTGAAAGCGGCTATGCAGGATCCGGCAGAAATCCGAACTGGACCAGCTTAGGATGACGAAGCCATTCTGACAGATACAGGTGGAAAGCGTCTGGAGCACGCAGTTCCCAGATGAACCCTGCGGGAAGCTATGCATTCCTCTCTGCTGCGTATTTCCGTCTGCCCCGGTGAAAGGCCGCACACCCCGCCAAGGGGCTGTCTGTAAGATTTGCCAGTCCCCGCCAACATGGTAAATTGCAGCCATGACTAATGTTCACCCATTTCCCAAAGAACGCATCGGCAAATCTGCAAAAGCCAATCGCAAGGAACGCGGCCTTGCAGGCGGTTACCCCGCATTTCATCTGCCGGATATAAATAACGAGCCTGTGGATGTACTCATGGCGGTTATTCAGGCGGGTGGCCTGTATCTTACCCCCACGGCGGAACGCCCTGCCGATGACCTGCCAACGACCCACCTGCTGCGCACTATCGACGGCCTCAATGCGCTGACGGACGCGGCTAACGTGCTCATTGATTACGCCATGCGTCATCCAGCGGAATTTTCCCAGGAAGATGCGGACAGTCTGGCCCGGCGAGGCGAACATGCCCACAAAGTGATGCACAAGCTCGATGAGATGCTGCCGTCGGACGATTTCATCATGACCATAGACAGCTACGGTCCTGACCTGATGGCGGAATACGCCACCAACGCGGCCATCATTGTTGTCGGTGCCTTTGCCCTGGATATCATGGCGCACTACGACGAATCGTTCATCCAGACCGGCAAGGACAAGCGCAAAGCCATATTCAGAGATTTTCAGGGGGCCTATCAGGAAGCCCAGGATGAATGTTTGTCCCGTTCAGAAGGGCATGAATTTCTGATCAAAGAATTGACATCGGCGCAACGTGCCCTAAAAAAGCTACTGAAGGAACCATGACTATTACCAAGAAAGATCTGGCAAATCATTTGTGGGAAGTGGGCGGTTGGACCCATCCGCAAGCCGAGCAATTTGTGGATGCCTTCTTTGAACACATGCGTGCCGCTATCATCACAGAGTCGGAACTCAAGTTATCGGGATTCGGTAGATTTACCGTGCGGGCTAAATCGTCGCGCCCTGGCCGCAATCCAAAAACCGGACAACCATACGAAATCAAAGCCCGTCGAGTGGTGACATTCAGCGCAAGTGTTCAGTTGCGCACGAAATCTAATCAGATTTTGCCGTATTCTCGGCGTCTACGTCATAAAACCCCTCAGTAGCCGCTTGCGAATTGGAATGGCATTCCTTAAAGTGGGGCGCACCCTTTCCTTTTGTTGAGGTCCATCATGAACAAATTAGAATTTGTCGCTGCCCTGGCGCAACATGGGGCCATGTCCAAGGTGGACGCCGAGAAAGTGTTTCAGGTCTTCCGGCATACGCTGGAAACAGAGTTGCCGACAGCCGGGAAGATCGTCTTTCCGGGTTTCTGCACTTTTGAGGTTGCAGAAAAGCCAGCCCGTAAGGGTCGTAATCCGGCGACAGGCCAGGAAATCGACATTCCCGCGAAGAAGAGCATCAAGTTCAAGGCGGGGAAAGAATTTGCGGATAAAGTGAATAGCTAAAGGATCTCATCATGGAAGCAACCAAAAAGTATGTTCGTCGTACTGCCGAGCAACGTCTGGCGGATTTGGAAAAGCAGCAAGCCGAAATTATGGAACGTCAGAGTGCCGCGCTTGCCAAGATTGAGGAAGAAAAGAAAAAACTGATGCAATCCCCATCCAGCCGCAAGAAAAATCTGGAACAAGAAAAACGCTTTGCGCGCGCTGCATCGACTCTCGCACCAGATTGGGATTTCCGGCATTACATAGCAGCCATTGAAAAAGCCTTGATCGATGATGCCGAAGCGCTGTTGGCGCGTGGTGAAGCTTTGCTGGCAGAGCATGGTAAGGGTAAGCGTGGACGGCGGCCCAAGAACGGATAGGTCCGACTATGACGGTTACCAGACAGGAATTGATGGATTACCTGGTGGATACCTTCGGTTTCAGCCATAAGGGATGCGCGGAATTGGTTGCCAGTTTTTTCTCAAGACCGGGGCGCAACCCCGGAACTGGCGTGCCATGTGAAATTACTGCGTGTCGCGTGGTCACTTTCAAGGCCCGCCCCAAATTGCGGCAACGATGTAACCCACACGTTCAGGATGCGGAAGCATAGGTGGACCATGGGTCAAAAGTCATTATACCGGACATCAACGGCTGTCCCAGTAGACAGATCGTTCGTGTGATTGGCCCCGTGTATGGCCGGGTGTCCGATCCCACAACATTGTCGGCAATTTCCTTAGCGGCGTCCGCGCCATCTTTGCCGGCAAGCAATGTCACGGGTCGGCAATATGGCGCCATTACGCCGACTACGGTGTGGCGCCATATTGCCGATCCGTGACAGCCGCCCCCTATCGTCAACGATCCGCCGTTCTGATCTGAGAAATCGCTCTCTCCGAGCCATGCCGCCCCGTTCACAAAATTGGGCTGCGTGGCCTTTTTATGCCGCCGTTTGCCCCTCATGTAACTTGACCAGAGAACCATCAATTTGGCTGACCACATTCAAGTTTGGCGTTATAACTCACACAGCTTCGAATCATGCGCGATCGCAAATACCTATTTTCTGGTGCCGACTGGTTCTCAGTCGAGCGCAACCAACTACAAAAGATGTCCGTGGAAATTGCGGGTGTAAACGGCGAGCGCCTGCTCAATACGCGGTTGATGATCTAGCACGGTTCTTCGAGTCAAAGTTCCAAGTAGAAGTACCTACGCTCGTCATGCATCGAGGGGCTGATCAGTCGCCAGTGCCACCAATACCGGCCTGAGCGTGTCATCGAGCGTGGCCCGGTGTTGGCCCTTGGCCTCGCGCTTGTAGTCGCGTTTGAACGCGGAGGAACGGTCAATCGTCCGCATGCAAATCCGCCATCAGACCGTTCACGCTAGTGAACTTCTTGCCTTTGCCCGCTTCCAGCTCGGCAATGGCCTTCTTGGTGGTGGCGTTGGGCACCTTCACGTGGAAAGGCATGCGTTGTTCGTCGGCGATGCGCAGCATCAGCAGACGGATGGCGTCGGAAACCGACAGCCCCATTGCTTCAAGCGCGCTGGCGGTCCGCTCCTTGGTGTTGGTGTCAATGCGGGCGCGGACGTAGGTGTCAGTGGTAGTGCTCATGGTAATTGTCTAGGAATGCTCAGGTTACACCGTGGGCAATTTTAGCTGTGTGGCATGAGTTTTGTGTTCCAGAACTTTTAATACGGCATAGTCCGTTTTTACCCCGGCATCTGTTTGCCATTGCGTGACCCGGACGCGGCAAATCAAAACGTCCGATTTTGCAAAAGATTCCTTATCGGAGTTCACTCGAAGAAGGAATTCTGTATCCTCAATAGACACAAATACGGTCGCCTGCCCATCATACAGTCTCCACTTGTTGCCTTCTTGAAACGCCAGATTAGCGATAGAGAAAGCCTGTGTTCGCTCTTCAGAGAACAAAATCTCATCCGTGGCTGGTGGAGTAACAAAGTATCCACGCTCCTTTTTGCTAACAGTGACATCGACAGATTCATCCCGGCCTAACGCTATAGTCTCAATGCCATCACAGTTCAGGGGATCCAATGCTTTTTCGAGCTTTTCCCGAAATTCGCGGTGCTGAAGCAAAATAAGAGTATATTCTTCGATTTCAAGCTGATCCTCATCTTCCGTGATGAGAATTCGTTTGTTCCCGTGAATATCTATCCTGTGAATTTTTCGTCCGCGCAACCATTTCAGAGCAGCGATGGCGCCACCGCCAAAAGCCCCCAACCCCAGGAGTACTGCTGTCGCGTTGGCCAGCCCTTGCCCGTCCTTACCGGAAAACCAGTCTATCGTTGACTGGAGCACACCGGATGTCAAAGTAAGGTCTACACCAAAACTGCCGGTCTTGAACGATGCCTTGACGTTTACCACCATTTTGCTCTTCGGGCCAAATAGTGCCTGACTGGCAGCATCACAAGCGTCTGCCAGAGAGAGCAGCGCGGGAGCCAGATCCCGCACATCCATTTCGTGCGTATCCAAGGCTGGACCATCGTAGGTAATCCGAAAATGTTCAGTGCTCATCGAAATTTTTGTCCGATCTGAAGCTGCTCCTAGGGTAGCACCATCTGCTCAGATTTTCTTCCGCCAGGTCGTGCGCTTCTTGGCAAATTTGTTCTCAGTCCCAACTATGCTTTGCGGGTGCTGAATTTTTCGCCATGCGCAGAGCACGAAGTCCCGACTACAGCCCTGGCTTAGTCGCGGGAGGATTCACTGTCCGCATGCTCCGATACCCGCCCTGTGCATGATCTATACCCTCCCATCAGCCTTCACGGGAGTATCGCCATGCCGGGTCACCTGATCCTTGTCCGTCCGCATACGTCGTTGCTGGACGGCCCTGTCATTGCCCGTTACCTGC
This sequence is a window from Acidithiobacillus ferridurans. Protein-coding genes within it:
- the hsdR gene encoding EcoAI/FtnUII family type I restriction enzme subunit R gives rise to the protein MNEADTRAQLVDPALKAAGWGVVEGSRVLREYRITQGRLQGAGQRGKPEIADYVLEYRNEKLAIVEAKRRDLPHTEGVMQAKQYALKMAIRFTYATNGTTIYGIDMEMGSEGELPCYPSPEELWNQTHVVENAWRDRFAAIPFESVGGSFQPRYYQETAVQRVLEAIAQGQERILLTLATGTGKTFIAFQIAWKLFQARWNLSREPSRRPRILFLADRNILANQAFNAFNAFPEDALVRIAPEDIRKKGRVPTNGSIFFSIFQTFMSGAGDTPYFGDYPPDFFDFIVVDECHRGGAKDESSWRGILEYFAPAVQLGLTATPKRRDNVDTYAYFGAPVYIYSLKDGINDGFLTPFKVKQFATTIDEYIYTPDDDLLEGEIQPGKTYLEKDFNRKIVIPERERYRVKLFMSQIDQREKTLVFCANQEHAAMVRDIINQEKTSTDPLYCVRVTANDGSMGDQYLKDFQDNEKNIPTILTTSQKLSTGVDARNIRNIVLLRQINSMIEFKQIIGRGTRLYDGKDFFTVYDFVKAHHHFGDPEWDGEPLEAESTGGSSEVREPRLPLPPTERPVKIRVKLRDGKERSIQSISSTIYFGPDGNPVTAAQFLEGLFGTLPEFFKDEDALRQIWSDPETRKSFLQGLAEKGYNRELLMEMQQIIDAQNSDLYDVLAYVAFALQPVSRSERAEHAKQSMDQQFTDKQRAFLDFVLAQYVKVGDAELDTEKLSPLLRLKYNNAISDAFAELGSPAEVRKAFSGFQRYLYAANEHLTGR
- a CDS encoding type II toxin-antitoxin system RelB/DinJ family antitoxin — protein: MSTTTDTYVRARIDTNTKERTASALEAMGLSVSDAIRLLMLRIADEQRMPFHVKVPNATTKKAIAELEAGKGKKFTSVNGLMADLHADD
- a CDS encoding HU family DNA-binding protein; this encodes MNKLEFVAALAQHGAMSKVDAEKVFQVFRHTLETELPTAGKIVFPGFCTFEVAEKPARKGRNPATGQEIDIPAKKSIKFKAGKEFADKVNS
- a CDS encoding type II toxin-antitoxin system VapC family toxin, which gives rise to MILVDTSVWIDHFRSGDAHLSTLLDHAMVQTHDFIIGEIACGNLKNRQQTLYLLSCLPRCTATSPEETLFFIGRHGLMGRGIGYIDASILASAMLVQANLWSRDKRLMALATELGCAYSPTSSE
- a CDS encoding type II toxin-antitoxin system RelE/ParE family toxin; this translates as MRTIDRSSAFKRDYKREAKGQHRATLDDTLRPVLVALATDQPLDA
- a CDS encoding integration host factor subunit alpha produces the protein MTITKKDLANHLWEVGGWTHPQAEQFVDAFFEHMRAAIITESELKLSGFGRFTVRAKSSRPGRNPKTGQPYEIKARRVVTFSASVQLRTKSNQILPYSRRLRHKTPQ
- a CDS encoding restriction endonuclease subunit S, giving the protein MREGWEVKPLKEMCLIKPPKSEARKGQNADFLVSFAPMETLGIDQKYLITNQTRTMSDVVGSYTYFSNGDVLLAKITPCFENGKLGIASDLINNIGFGSSEYIVFRANEQLDAEWLYYYLSRQSFRNEGASRMAGAVGHKRITKDFIEDYPIPIPPLPEQRRIVAILDKAFEGIATAKANIEKNLQNAREIFESHLNAVFSQRGEGWVDRRLGDVAMEFGRGKSKHRPRNDPKLYGGSFPFIQTGDVRNSSHLITSYDQTYNDAGLAQSKLWPKGTLCITIAANIAETGILDFDACFPDSIIGLVANEKISTNKYIEYLLTSFKSRLQLLGKGSAQDNINLATFESQYFPFPPLSSQKEIVSIFDDLHEETQHLESIYQQKLAALDELKQSLLHQAFNGNL
- a CDS encoding type II toxin-antitoxin system VapB family antitoxin, giving the protein MRTTINLDDELLAQAKTLCGVEDRGALLKEALRALIERESARRLARLGGTEPQLQNIPRRREPAA
- a CDS encoding type I restriction-modification system subunit M; this translates as MFEQAFKNIDDILHKDAGSSSELDYTEQTSWLLFLKYLDALEQDRAMEAELEGRPYTFILEDAFRWEHWAAPKTADGRMDHHKAMSGDDLRDFVNIRLFPYLSGFKRRATGSNTIEYKIGEIFSEIKNKIQSGYNLREIVEIIDGLRFRSQTEKHELSHLYEAKIKNMGNAGRNGGEYYTPRPLIRAIVQVVAPKVGEKIYDGAVGSAGFLCEAFDYLKAQPGLTTSDMQTLQERTFYGKEKKSLAYVIAIMNMILHGIDAPNIVHTNTLAENLMDIQPKDRVDVVLANPPFGGKERKEVQQNFPIKTGETAFLFLQHFIRTLKAGGRAGVVIKNTFLSNTDNASVSLRKLLLEDCNLHTVLDLPGGTFQGAGVKTVVLFFDKGAPTRKVWYYQLNPGRNMGKTNPLNDNDLAEFVALQKTKADSPQSWTVDVSGIDTRTYDLSAKNPNGGDEKVLRSPEEILDEIAALDAESAEVLAAIRGLL
- a CDS encoding HU family DNA-binding protein, which translates into the protein MDYLVDTFGFSHKGCAELVASFFSRPGRNPGTGVPCEITACRVVTFKARPKLRQRCNPHVQDAEA